From Calothrix sp. PCC 6303, a single genomic window includes:
- a CDS encoding type I polyketide synthase: MSIESNIENINESIEGIAIIGMSGRFPGANNVESFWQNLCNGVESLSFFSHAELVEAGVPASLLDNPNYVKAGGILEDIDLFDAGFFDINPKEAEVTDPQQRLFLESAWQALENAGYDSTKCDARIGVYAGASLNNYLSFDVHQDGLGSAESYQKLIGNDKDFLSTRVAYKLNLKGPSITVQTACSTSLVATILASQSLQSYQCDMALAGGVSIRVPQKTGFLHQQGGTLSPDGHCRAFDANAQGTTIGSGVGVVVLKRLSDAIADRDYIYAVIKGTAINNDGSGKVGFTAPSVDGQAEAIAEAIALAEIEPETIQYIEAHGTGTSLGDPIEIAALTKVFRASTEKSGFCAIGSVKTNIGHLDAAAGIAGLIKTSLALKHQLIPPSLNFRQPNPQIDFANSPFFVNTQLKDWKPTFTPRRAGVSSLGMGGTNAHVVLEEAPIFTDSSPSRGWQLLLLSAKSASALEAATKNLTQYLKLNPHANLADVAYTLQLGRRDFAHRRILVCSDTEDAIQELSTPVSQRIFNQSQESRENPSLAFMFPGQGSQYVDMGKELYTTEPLFRHHVEHCCSILMPHLGLDLQSLIYPSESEKNLAAEKLKQTCFAQPAIFVIEYALAQLWISWGIVPQAMIGHSIGEYVAATVAGVFSLADALFLVANRGKLMQQLPGGTMLSVQLSELEIKPLLTENISLAAVNTTSYCTVSGATEAIEELQRHLQEIGVSCRRLHTSHAFHSPMMEPILETFRELVQTVTLNPPQIPFISNVSGTWISASEATNPNYWANHLRQPVHFCQGLTELLKTPGSVLLEVGAGRTLSTFARQQRQQELTVLTSLPHPQEQQSEVAFILSNLGRLWMSGIQINRSGFYIREQRHRLPLPTYPFERQRYWLEPTVSPRLLEVNSAQYIVQNRRYSIDLDTSSELEKPLQPSLSKRPNITDWFYLPVWKQSIPLEISHQQKETQQKLACLVFADKYEFADQFKQLLTQQGEDVITVEIGDEFCQLDRHRYVINPQRPEDYEVLLKDLQKRDFQPNTICHYWSIAPNDILLKEESQLTENYQYFGFYSLLYLAQAIGKQDSFNPCKLLVVTNNLYSVIGEEKLCPQKATILGACKVIPKEYGNINCSLVDLVIESVDSSISLKVLNNLLAEIGKIQNNQIVAYRGSYRWLQSFEPVALDDNFGSKAKFKQGGVYLITGGLGGIGLVLAEHLAKTVQAKLILIGRGGLPERCQWEQYQLTHGSEDRISRKIQKMRSLEESGMQFMVTSADVTDSQQMQAVVNQALQKFGQINGVIHAAGVAGGGVTQLKTQEMVRNVLAAKVDGTLILDDICQQLNLDFFVVCSSKTAILGEFGQIDYCAANAFLDAFATSRTASSGLTISISWDTWQEVGLAVETVLPDGLKQKREEMIKKGILPEEGIEVFNRVMGSNLPHVVISTQDLPSLIQQSNADKYLEDALQAGKLSSVNLSKAKHSRPNLGNTYVTPQTKVECILTDIWQEILGIDQIGIHDNFFELGGNSINTIQIASNANKAGLKLTTQQFFQHQTIAELATNLALESIVKTQENLEIQEVSDLHSNSIKSSLMQEKQAEDIYELTPVQKGMLFHCLYESELSLYFFQHIFNIQGNLDLEAFTKAWQLVIDRHPILRTGFYWHEIENPLQIVYNQVQVPLDYYDWCDIDPATQKSQFTSLILSDRQNNFDFAQPCLMRHTVIRLSHDSYQYVWSMNHIIIDGWGGSLVFQEFVEIYGALCQNQEICLTPTRPFRDYINWLQQQDISKAEVFWRQTLAGIEAPTPLTYIENINNDLSPTPEIRYSEEIIQLSLKNTQALNAFATQHHLTLATIINGVWAILLSRYSCCDQVLYGCTVTGRPPQMDGVESMVGMFVNTLPIHVDVDGEQSLLSWLQRFQLQLVEARNYEYTPLTEAHKWSEIPRNLPLFETIVVIENFPVSEFIKDWQGNIEFQHQEVYYRNNYPLNLVVYPNKELLIAISYDSRRFATDTIIAILKDVEIFLNDLVVNNDKQIKSLSFSTQRQQNITLTLEQELSALEFI, from the coding sequence ATGAGTATAGAAAGCAATATTGAAAATATCAATGAATCAATCGAAGGAATAGCCATCATCGGCATGTCAGGGCGTTTTCCTGGAGCAAACAATGTAGAATCTTTTTGGCAAAACTTATGTAATGGTGTTGAGTCATTATCATTTTTTTCTCACGCAGAATTAGTTGAGGCTGGAGTACCCGCAAGTTTGTTGGATAACCCCAATTATGTCAAAGCCGGGGGGATTTTAGAAGATATTGATTTATTTGATGCAGGGTTTTTTGATATTAATCCAAAGGAAGCTGAAGTTACTGACCCTCAGCAGCGTCTGTTTTTAGAATCTGCTTGGCAAGCTTTAGAAAATGCTGGCTATGACTCAACGAAATGCGATGCTAGAATTGGCGTTTATGCTGGAGCTAGCTTAAATAACTATTTATCTTTTGACGTACATCAGGATGGATTGGGTTCAGCAGAATCGTATCAAAAGTTAATTGGTAATGATAAAGATTTCCTCTCTACTCGGGTTGCTTATAAATTAAACCTTAAAGGACCCAGTATCACAGTTCAAACCGCTTGTTCAACATCCTTGGTTGCGACTATTCTGGCATCTCAAAGTTTACAAAGTTACCAGTGCGATATGGCTTTGGCGGGAGGGGTTTCGATTCGAGTCCCACAAAAGACAGGTTTTTTACATCAGCAAGGGGGGACATTATCTCCTGATGGTCATTGTCGTGCTTTTGATGCCAATGCTCAGGGAACAACTATTGGTAGTGGGGTAGGAGTTGTGGTTCTGAAGCGATTAAGTGACGCGATCGCAGATCGGGATTACATCTATGCAGTCATTAAAGGTACGGCAATCAATAATGATGGTTCTGGCAAAGTTGGCTTTACTGCACCTAGTGTAGATGGACAAGCAGAAGCAATTGCCGAAGCGATCGCATTAGCCGAAATAGAGCCGGAAACAATTCAATATATCGAAGCTCATGGTACTGGTACTTCTTTAGGCGATCCGATTGAAATTGCAGCCCTAACTAAGGTTTTCCGCGCTAGTACAGAAAAAAGCGGTTTTTGTGCCATCGGCTCAGTCAAAACTAATATTGGTCATCTAGATGCAGCAGCAGGAATCGCCGGATTAATTAAGACATCTCTTGCTCTCAAGCATCAACTAATTCCACCAAGTTTAAATTTTCGGCAGCCTAACCCCCAAATTGATTTTGCTAACAGCCCATTCTTTGTAAATACACAACTAAAAGACTGGAAACCCACTTTTACACCCCGTCGTGCTGGTGTGAGTTCTTTAGGGATGGGAGGAACCAATGCCCATGTAGTCTTAGAAGAGGCTCCCATATTTACCGATTCCAGTCCTTCTCGTGGTTGGCAATTACTGCTACTGTCTGCAAAAAGTGCTTCTGCTTTAGAGGCTGCCACAAAAAATCTTACCCAGTATCTGAAATTAAATCCCCATGCAAATCTGGCAGACGTGGCATATACATTGCAACTAGGACGGAGAGATTTCGCTCATCGCAGAATACTAGTTTGTAGTGATACTGAGGATGCCATACAGGAATTAAGTACACCAGTCTCGCAGCGTATTTTCAATCAGTCGCAAGAGTCTAGGGAAAATCCTTCCCTCGCTTTTATGTTTCCTGGGCAGGGTTCTCAATACGTAGACATGGGGAAGGAACTCTACACAACAGAACCATTATTTCGGCATCATGTTGAACATTGCTGCTCAATCTTGATGCCTCATTTAGGGTTAGATTTGCAATCACTAATTTATCCATCGGAGTCAGAAAAAAATCTAGCAGCTGAAAAACTCAAACAAACCTGTTTTGCTCAACCAGCAATATTTGTGATTGAGTATGCTTTAGCTCAATTGTGGATATCGTGGGGAATTGTACCTCAAGCCATGATTGGACACAGCATCGGTGAATATGTAGCTGCAACTGTGGCGGGAGTTTTTTCCCTAGCAGATGCCCTTTTTTTGGTGGCAAATAGGGGAAAACTGATGCAGCAATTGCCTGGAGGGACAATGCTCTCAGTTCAACTTTCGGAACTGGAAATAAAACCCCTACTCACAGAAAATATATCTTTGGCTGCTGTGAATACAACTTCCTACTGCACTGTGTCGGGTGCAACTGAAGCCATTGAGGAATTACAGCGGCATTTACAGGAAATTGGGGTCTCCTGTCGAAGATTACATACTTCCCATGCCTTCCATTCACCGATGATGGAACCAATCCTAGAAACTTTTAGGGAATTGGTACAAACAGTCACACTCAATCCTCCGCAAATACCGTTTATCTCAAATGTGAGTGGGACTTGGATTAGTGCATCCGAGGCAACGAATCCTAATTACTGGGCTAATCACCTCAGACAACCCGTACATTTTTGCCAAGGACTAACTGAACTACTCAAAACGCCGGGTTCTGTGTTGCTGGAAGTCGGAGCAGGGAGGACACTGAGTACTTTTGCCAGACAACAGCGACAACAAGAATTGACGGTGCTGACATCGCTTCCCCATCCCCAAGAGCAACAATCAGAGGTAGCATTTATACTCAGTAATTTAGGTCGATTGTGGATGTCAGGTATTCAGATTAATCGGTCGGGTTTTTATATTCGTGAACAGCGTCATCGTCTACCTTTACCAACCTACCCATTTGAGCGTCAGCGTTACTGGCTAGAGCCAACAGTTTCCCCAAGATTATTAGAAGTTAATTCAGCCCAATATATTGTACAAAATCGGCGTTATTCAATTGACTTAGACACTTCATCTGAGTTAGAAAAACCTTTACAGCCATCGTTATCAAAACGACCAAATATTACTGACTGGTTTTATCTTCCAGTTTGGAAACAATCGATACCGCTTGAGATTAGCCATCAACAAAAAGAAACTCAACAAAAATTAGCTTGTTTAGTTTTTGCTGATAAATATGAGTTTGCAGACCAATTTAAACAACTGCTTACACAACAAGGTGAAGATGTCATCACCGTAGAAATAGGGGATGAATTTTGCCAACTTGATCGCCACAGATATGTAATTAATCCTCAAAGACCGGAAGACTATGAGGTATTACTAAAAGACCTACAAAAACGAGATTTTCAACCTAATACTATTTGTCATTATTGGAGTATTGCACCCAATGATATTTTACTTAAAGAGGAATCACAGTTAACCGAGAATTATCAGTATTTTGGGTTTTATAGCCTACTATACTTAGCACAAGCAATTGGCAAGCAAGATAGTTTCAATCCTTGCAAATTGTTGGTTGTCACCAATAATCTATATAGTGTGATTGGGGAGGAAAAATTATGCCCACAGAAAGCAACAATTTTGGGAGCATGTAAAGTAATTCCGAAAGAATATGGTAATATTAACTGTAGCCTTGTGGATTTAGTTATAGAGTCGGTTGATAGTTCTATATCACTAAAAGTTCTAAACAATTTATTAGCAGAAATTGGAAAAATACAAAACAATCAAATAGTAGCTTACCGGGGTTCTTACCGTTGGTTGCAAAGCTTTGAACCTGTAGCCTTAGATGATAACTTTGGCAGCAAAGCTAAATTTAAACAAGGTGGAGTTTACTTAATTACGGGTGGACTTGGTGGTATTGGTTTAGTATTAGCCGAACATTTAGCCAAAACAGTCCAAGCTAAGTTAATTTTAATCGGACGGGGAGGACTACCTGAGCGTTGCCAATGGGAGCAATACCAACTAACTCACGGTTCTGAAGATCGAATAAGCAGGAAAATTCAGAAAATGCGATCGCTTGAAGAATCGGGTATGCAGTTTATGGTGACAAGTGCCGATGTGACTGATTCCCAACAAATGCAAGCCGTTGTTAATCAAGCATTGCAAAAATTTGGTCAAATTAATGGTGTGATCCATGCAGCGGGTGTTGCTGGTGGTGGTGTGACTCAACTCAAAACTCAAGAAATGGTTAGGAATGTGTTAGCGGCAAAAGTCGATGGCACGTTAATTTTAGACGATATTTGTCAACAGCTAAATCTGGATTTCTTTGTGGTCTGTTCGTCTAAAACTGCGATTTTGGGTGAATTTGGACAGATTGATTACTGTGCTGCTAATGCTTTTCTTGATGCTTTTGCTACTAGTCGAACTGCTTCATCGGGTCTAACAATATCAATCAGTTGGGATACTTGGCAAGAGGTGGGACTAGCTGTAGAAACTGTACTGCCAGATGGACTCAAACAAAAGCGGGAGGAAATGATTAAAAAAGGCATATTACCTGAAGAAGGGATAGAGGTTTTTAATCGTGTTATGGGGAGCAATTTGCCTCATGTTGTGATTTCAACACAGGATTTGCCTAGTTTAATCCAGCAAAGTAATGCTGATAAATATTTAGAAGATGCTTTACAAGCAGGAAAATTATCTTCAGTTAATCTATCTAAAGCTAAACATTCTCGTCCAAATTTAGGTAATACCTATGTTACGCCACAAACAAAGGTCGAATGCATATTGACTGATATTTGGCAGGAAATTCTCGGAATTGATCAAATCGGGATTCATGATAATTTCTTCGAGTTAGGGGGAAACTCAATCAACACAATTCAGATTGCTTCTAATGCGAATAAAGCTGGTTTAAAATTAACAACTCAACAGTTTTTTCAACATCAAACAATTGCTGAGTTAGCCACAAACTTAGCATTGGAGTCAATTGTCAAGACTCAAGAAAATTTGGAAATTCAAGAAGTATCTGATTTGCATTCAAACAGCATAAAATCTAGTTTAATGCAAGAAAAACAGGCGGAAGATATATATGAACTCACACCTGTACAAAAAGGAATGCTATTCCATTGTTTGTATGAAAGCGAATTGTCTTTGTATTTTTTCCAACATATCTTTAATATCCAGGGTAATCTTGATCTAGAGGCATTTACAAAAGCTTGGCAGTTAGTGATAGATAGGCATCCAATTTTACGGACTGGTTTTTATTGGCACGAAATTGAAAATCCATTACAAATTGTCTACAATCAAGTCCAAGTACCGCTAGATTACTATGACTGGTGTGACATAGATCCAGCTACCCAAAAAAGCCAATTTACATCCTTAATTCTGAGCGATCGCCAAAATAATTTTGATTTTGCTCAACCATGTTTGATGCGCCATACTGTGATTCGTCTCAGTCATGATTCTTACCAATATGTTTGGAGCATGAATCATATTATTATAGATGGTTGGGGAGGTTCTCTGGTATTCCAAGAGTTTGTCGAAATTTATGGAGCGCTTTGTCAAAATCAGGAAATTTGCTTAACACCAACTCGTCCATTCCGCGACTATATTAATTGGTTACAGCAACAAGATATATCTAAAGCAGAAGTTTTTTGGCGACAAACATTAGCGGGAATTGAAGCACCAACCCCCCTCACATATATCGAAAATATTAACAATGATCTATCCCCCACCCCAGAAATTAGATACAGCGAGGAAATCATTCAGCTATCCCTAAAAAATACTCAAGCATTAAATGCTTTTGCCACTCAACATCATCTCACCTTAGCAACTATAATTAATGGTGTTTGGGCGATTCTTCTTAGCCGCTATTCTTGTTGTGATCAAGTATTATATGGCTGCACGGTAACTGGACGACCCCCGCAGATGGATGGAGTCGAGTCAATGGTGGGTATGTTTGTTAATACCCTACCCATTCATGTCGATGTAGATGGTGAACAGTCTTTACTATCATGGCTACAGCGTTTTCAACTTCAACTGGTTGAAGCTCGTAACTATGAATATACCCCATTAACAGAAGCCCACAAATGGAGTGAAATTCCCCGTAATTTACCTCTGTTTGAAACTATTGTAGTAATTGAAAATTTCCCAGTTAGTGAATTTATTAAAGATTGGCAGGGAAATATAGAATTTCAACACCAAGAAGTATATTACAGAAATAATTACCCACTCAATTTGGTTGTTTATCCAAATAAAGAGTTATTGATTGCTATTTCTTACGATTCCCGAAGATTTGCAACTGATACTATTATCGCCATTCTCAAAGATGTGGAAATCTTTTTAAATGACTTGGTGGTTAATAACGACAAGCAAATCAAAAGCCTCTCATTTTCGACACAAAGACAACAGAATATTACCCTAACTTTAGAGCAAGAATTGTCAGCCCTAGAATTTATCTAA